The Bradyrhizobium sp. CCGB01 genome segment TAGCGCGGTCGTCGACCTCGATCCGATCGACGACCGTCCGGATGTAGGCCTTGCGGAAGGGGATGGTGCCGGAGGTGATGTTCTCGCGCATGGCGCGACCAAAACGTCGATGGCTTCCGGACTGAAGGCGGTTGGGGTGGCGGCCTGGGACGTGATCCTGTCGAGCGCAGTCTTGGCGCGGTCCCGGTCGAGCTTAAGGCTTGCGATCCGCCCCTTAAGGACGTCGTCGAGATCCGTGATGCCATCCTCGACCATCTTGTAGAGGCGCTTCAATTTTTCATCGGCCCCGGTGACTTCCGTCTGAAGCGTGGCGACACGCCGGTCGATTTCGAGCGCCTTTTCGGCTCTCCGAGCCGAAACCGAGGCGAGAAGCGCCGCCAACCGCTCAGGACGAAACAGACATTCGACAAGGTTGGTCGTTACCAGATCATCCAGCTTCCCCATGGGAATCGAACGCCCCTTGCAGGCAGCCTTGCCTTGGCGGACGCAGGTCGAGCAGGTGTAATATTTATGAACGGTGCCAGATTTCGACGTTCCGGTCCGCAACGTCATGGCCCCGCCGCAGGATGCGCAGACCGTCAGGCCGGTCAAAAGAATCGGGCCCGTCACGGTCCGGGGCGCGGCGACACGCGGATCGCGGCTTTTCAGGGAGGCGGCGACCGCGTCGAATTCGCTCTTGGAGATGATCGGCGGAACGTCGACGACGATGTGCTCGCTGCCCGGCTTTTCGCGCTGCGTTTTGGCGCAGCGCTTATTGAAGATCCATTCGCCAATATAGACCGTATTGGTCAGGATTTTGTGCACGGCGGCGACGCCGAACAGCCCGCCCGTACGCGTACGGTATCCGTGCTCGTTGAGCCAGGAGGCGATCCCCTTGATGCCGATTGGTCCGGTTTCTCCGTCACCAAGCCGATAGAGCTTGAAAATGGTTTTGATGGTTTCGGCATCGACAGGGTCTACGCAA includes the following:
- a CDS encoding recombinase family protein; translated protein: MRLVSITQELGDDPAQVMMRQVIALFDEYQSRENAKHVLRAMKEHARQGFYNGSPLPLGYTLEEVEKRGARIKKRLCVDPVDAETIKTIFKLYRLGDGETGPIGIKGIASWLNEHGYRTRTGGLFGVAAVHKILTNTVYIGEWIFNKRCAKTQREKPGSEHIVVDVPPIISKSEFDAVAASLKSRDPRVAAPRTVTGPILLTGLTVCASCGGAMTLRTGTSKSGTVHKYYTCSTCVRQGKAACKGRSIPMGKLDDLVTTNLVECLFRPERLAALLASVSARRAEKALEIDRRVATLQTEVTGADEKLKRLYKMVEDGITDLDDVLKGRIASLKLDRDRAKTALDRITSQAATPTAFSPEAIDVLVAPCARTSPPAPSPSARPTSGRSSIGSRSTTALSASLGTNQRWNKPLQAAS